The Acinetobacter defluvii genome includes a region encoding these proteins:
- a CDS encoding ribonuclease E inhibitor RraB, which yields MTRDFEQFPDNDNGNLLWQMQEDGDDLSEVHELEFSMYFKTQALAEKCALYLLLEEQKISMYLDEELDPNEWVITVYVNLLPEYTDIVDLEEWFDKIASQFEGEYDGWGCTTYVFDNEYYDDQELNEIK from the coding sequence ATGACACGTGATTTTGAACAATTTCCAGATAATGATAATGGCAATTTATTGTGGCAAATGCAAGAAGACGGTGATGATTTGAGTGAGGTGCATGAGCTTGAATTTTCAATGTATTTTAAAACACAAGCACTTGCAGAAAAGTGTGCTTTATATTTATTGCTTGAAGAACAAAAAATTTCAATGTACCTCGATGAAGAGCTTGATCCAAATGAGTGGGTCATTACCGTATATGTGAATTTACTTCCTGAATATACAGATATTGTTGATCTAGAAGAATGGTTTGATAAAATTGCAAGCCAATTTGAAGGTGAATATGATGGTTGGGGATGCACCACTTATGTGTTCGATAACGAATATTATGATGATCAAGAATTGAATGAAATAAAATAA
- a CDS encoding DHA2 family efflux MFS transporter permease subunit, with protein MNSTVFQSELKGIKLLFAALFLSLANFMVVLDMTIANVSVPHITGSLAVSSSQGTWVITSYAVAEAICVPLTGWLVGRFGAVRVFSISLIGFTIFSILCGLSTSLTMLVIFRIGQGLFGGPIMPLSQMLLMRIFPPEKHSQAMGMWAMTTVVGPILGPILGGTISDNMSWHWIFFINIPVGIVCALGVMLLLKSAETPVEKLKIDSIGLGLLVLWIAALQLMLDFGHEKDWFNSSFICALAVIMVIGFIAFVIWEYYEKHPIVNIQIFRYRGFSIATLSLAFAFAAFFGSIVLIPQWLQMNLGYTASWAGYLTATMGFGSLTMSPIVAKLATKYDPRALSSFGLMILGGVTLMRAFWVTDADFMALAWPQIIQGFAVPFFFIPLSNIALGAVQPNEVASAAGLMNFLRTMAGAIGASIAVTLWDDHAKLARSEIVSTMHVTDTQQVLMQKGFNSETALGIISDLVNKEALTLSVNHVFLIFAMVFIFAGLIIWLCPKPKNVVEAGAAH; from the coding sequence ATGAATAGCACAGTTTTTCAAAGTGAGCTGAAAGGCATAAAGTTATTATTCGCTGCTTTATTTCTTTCGTTGGCAAATTTTATGGTGGTCTTGGATATGACCATTGCCAATGTATCCGTACCACATATTACAGGAAGCCTTGCTGTTTCAAGTTCACAAGGGACTTGGGTGATCACTTCCTATGCTGTTGCAGAAGCGATTTGTGTACCATTAACAGGGTGGTTGGTGGGACGTTTTGGTGCTGTTCGTGTCTTTAGTATCAGTTTGATTGGATTTACGATTTTTTCAATCTTATGTGGTTTGTCCACCAGTTTAACCATGTTGGTGATCTTCCGAATCGGGCAGGGTTTATTTGGTGGTCCAATTATGCCACTCAGTCAAATGCTACTGATGCGTATTTTCCCACCTGAAAAGCATTCACAAGCGATGGGCATGTGGGCAATGACCACTGTGGTAGGTCCTATTTTAGGTCCTATTTTAGGCGGTACCATCAGTGACAATATGTCATGGCATTGGATTTTCTTTATCAATATTCCTGTAGGCATCGTGTGTGCACTTGGTGTGATGCTTTTACTGAAATCTGCGGAAACGCCTGTTGAAAAGTTAAAAATAGACAGTATTGGCTTAGGGCTTTTGGTGTTATGGATTGCTGCTTTACAGTTGATGCTTGATTTTGGTCATGAAAAAGACTGGTTTAATAGCAGTTTTATCTGTGCCTTGGCGGTGATCATGGTGATTGGTTTTATTGCCTTTGTGATTTGGGAATATTACGAAAAGCACCCTATCGTGAATATCCAAATTTTCCGTTATCGTGGTTTTAGCATCGCAACACTCTCTTTAGCCTTTGCTTTTGCTGCTTTCTTCGGCAGTATTGTGTTAATTCCACAATGGCTGCAAATGAATTTGGGTTATACCGCCTCATGGGCAGGTTATCTCACTGCCACAATGGGTTTCGGAAGTCTGACTATGTCACCTATTGTCGCTAAGTTAGCTACTAAATATGATCCTCGTGCATTGTCGAGTTTTGGTTTAATGATCTTAGGTGGCGTGACTTTGATGCGTGCTTTTTGGGTGACAGATGCTGACTTTATGGCATTGGCTTGGCCGCAGATTATTCAAGGTTTTGCTGTTCCATTTTTCTTTATTCCTTTATCAAATATTGCCTTAGGTGCTGTGCAACCGAATGAAGTGGCTTCTGCCGCAGGTTTAATGAATTTTTTAAGAACAATGGCAGGGGCAATCGGGGCTTCGATTGCAGTTACGTTGTGGGATGATCATGCCAAACTTGCACGAAGTGAAATCGTGTCAACAATGCATGTTACGGACACGCAACAAGTGCTGATGCAAAAAGGATTTAATTCAGAAACAGCCTTAGGGATTATTTCGGATTTGGTCAATAAAGAGGCTTTAACTTTATCGGTGAATCATGTGTTTTTAATTTTTGCGATGGTATTTATTTTTGCTGGATTGATCATTTGGTTGTGTCCTAAACCGAAAAATGTAGTTGAAGCAGGGGCAGCGCATTAA
- a CDS encoding HlyD family secretion protein, translated as MTDAQQTSVPHNESTDLKDVENQTKRKKLLKIFAVIIVIVAIIYMLWHFLFNRSVSTDNAYVGAETAEITSMVSGQVEKVLVSDTQTVKKGDILAIIDHRDAKIALAQAQAELAKAQRQYTQSSANSSALNSQILISDDDIRSAEAQVAQAQVALQQAQQEFERRKALSASGAISKEEFTKSQSALNNAQASLDVAKAGVAQAESKRKAAQSNLDANEALIKGASQQSTPDVLMAQAKVEQALLDLQRTEIKAPLDGVVARRTVQVGQRVAPGASLMKLIPLSELYVDANFKESQLKNVKVGQKVELTSDLYGKDVKYHGTVVGFSGGTGSAFALIPAQNATGNWIKVVQRLPVRIQLDKKQLQEHPLRVGLSMEAEVDTSTAK; from the coding sequence ATGACAGATGCCCAACAAACTTCTGTACCACACAACGAGTCAACAGACCTCAAAGATGTAGAAAATCAAACCAAACGTAAAAAGTTATTAAAAATTTTTGCAGTGATTATTGTGATTGTTGCGATTATTTATATGCTTTGGCACTTTCTTTTTAATCGTTCTGTCAGTACTGACAATGCCTATGTGGGTGCTGAAACTGCCGAAATTACCTCGATGGTCAGTGGGCAAGTTGAAAAAGTTTTAGTCAGCGATACACAAACGGTGAAAAAAGGCGACATTTTGGCAATCATTGATCATCGTGACGCCAAAATCGCATTGGCGCAGGCACAAGCAGAGTTAGCAAAAGCACAACGCCAATATACGCAAAGTTCAGCCAATAGTAGTGCATTAAACTCGCAGATTTTGATCAGTGATGATGATATTCGCAGTGCCGAAGCACAGGTTGCACAAGCGCAAGTAGCTTTACAACAAGCACAGCAAGAGTTTGAACGTCGTAAGGCGTTAAGTGCTTCAGGGGCGATTTCCAAAGAAGAATTTACCAAGTCGCAAAGTGCTTTAAATAATGCACAAGCTAGTTTAGATGTTGCCAAAGCAGGCGTAGCACAGGCAGAGTCTAAGCGTAAAGCCGCGCAAAGTAATTTAGATGCCAATGAAGCCTTAATCAAAGGGGCTTCACAGCAGTCAACTCCCGATGTTTTGATGGCACAAGCCAAAGTTGAGCAAGCGTTGCTAGACTTACAACGCACTGAAATTAAAGCGCCATTGGATGGGGTGGTTGCACGTAGAACAGTACAAGTGGGGCAAAGAGTAGCACCGGGTGCGTCTTTGATGAAATTAATTCCACTGTCTGAACTGTATGTCGATGCTAATTTTAAAGAGAGCCAATTGAAAAATGTCAAAGTAGGTCAAAAAGTTGAGTTAACCTCAGACCTATATGGCAAAGATGTAAAATATCATGGCACTGTAGTTGGTTTTTCTGGGGGCACAGGTTCAGCATTTGCATTAATTCCAGCGCAAAATGCTACAGGGAACTGGATCAAAGTGGTGCAACGTTTACCCGTACGTATTCAATTGGACAAAAAACAACTACAAGAACATCCATTGCGTGTGGGCTTGTCCATGGAAGCCGAGGTTGATACCTCAACAGCGAAGTAA
- a CDS encoding thioesterase family protein: protein MTTDSPQADSTKVESQKKWTGNLHLGSKADLNVVLSQLTKAFNSSPYFSHNAMQMRVVNDEIEGYIEMQPYLIGNVAFQILHGGVAATLLDSIGGIVAMGELYKRAEPDQLPDTLKKVSRLATVDMRVDYLSPGRGKYFIAKAETLRLGRKGCTMRMTMVNDEGKAIATAIASYAY from the coding sequence ATGACAACTGACTCTCCCCAAGCAGATTCAACGAAAGTTGAATCGCAAAAAAAATGGACTGGAAATTTACATTTAGGTAGTAAAGCAGACCTAAATGTAGTACTCAGCCAACTCACCAAAGCATTTAATAGCTCCCCTTATTTTTCTCATAATGCGATGCAAATGCGTGTTGTAAATGATGAAATTGAAGGTTATATCGAAATGCAACCCTATCTAATTGGAAATGTGGCATTTCAAATTTTACATGGTGGGGTTGCTGCGACTTTACTCGATAGTATTGGCGGAATCGTGGCGATGGGAGAGTTATACAAAAGAGCAGAACCTGATCAACTGCCTGATACCCTCAAAAAAGTGTCACGTTTAGCGACAGTGGATATGCGTGTCGATTATTTATCACCAGGTCGTGGTAAATATTTTATTGCGAAGGCGGAAACTTTACGTTTAGGGCGTAAAGGTTGCACCATGCGCATGACCATGGTCAATGATGAAGGTAAAGCGATTGCAACTGCGATTGCATCTTATGCATATTGA
- the hemB gene encoding porphobilinogen synthase, protein MTYTFNRPAFPATRMRRIRKNDKLRAMVRETQLTADHLIYPVFVLPGQNQTQDVPSMPNVQRLSADLLLKKAETLLELGVSKLALFPVTPQEDKSLTAEAAWHEDGLVQNTLRLLKKELPEMVLITDGALDPYTTHGQDGIIDDTGYVLNDETVQCLIKQALSHAEAGADVVAPSDMMDGRIGAIRQALESNGFIYTNIMAYSAKYASSFYGPFRDAVGSSSNLKGGNKYNYQMDVGNRAEALHEIALDIQEGADMVIVKPGMPYLDVVREVKDTFGVPTFVYQVSGEYAMLAAAIQNGWLSDSVIMESLMCFRRAGADGIWTYYAEEAARKLKEMK, encoded by the coding sequence ATGACTTATACGTTCAATCGCCCTGCTTTTCCAGCCACTCGTATGCGCCGAATTCGTAAAAACGACAAGCTTCGTGCGATGGTGAGAGAAACGCAGCTCACAGCAGATCATCTCATTTATCCAGTATTTGTGCTCCCAGGTCAGAATCAGACCCAAGATGTGCCAAGCATGCCAAATGTACAACGATTATCTGCTGATTTATTGTTAAAAAAAGCAGAAACATTGTTGGAATTAGGCGTATCAAAATTGGCACTTTTTCCTGTAACACCGCAGGAAGATAAAAGTTTAACAGCAGAAGCGGCTTGGCATGAAGATGGTTTAGTACAAAATACCCTTCGTCTTTTGAAAAAAGAACTTCCAGAAATGGTGTTGATTACTGATGGTGCACTCGACCCTTATACCACACATGGTCAGGATGGTATCATCGATGACACAGGTTATGTGCTGAATGATGAAACTGTACAATGCTTAATTAAACAAGCATTGAGTCATGCCGAAGCGGGTGCTGATGTGGTTGCACCCAGTGACATGATGGATGGACGCATTGGGGCAATTCGCCAAGCTTTAGAAAGTAATGGCTTTATCTATACCAATATCATGGCGTACTCAGCAAAATATGCTTCCAGCTTCTATGGACCATTCCGTGATGCCGTCGGTTCCTCTTCAAACCTCAAAGGTGGTAATAAATACAACTACCAAATGGATGTCGGTAACCGTGCCGAAGCACTTCATGAAATTGCGTTGGATATTCAAGAAGGTGCAGATATGGTGATCGTGAAACCAGGTATGCCTTATCTTGATGTAGTACGTGAAGTCAAAGATACCTTTGGCGTGCCAACATTTGTCTATCAAGTGAGTGGTGAATATGCCATGTTAGCTGCGGCAATCCAAAATGGCTGGTTATCTGACAGTGTGATTATGGAATCTTTAATGTGCTTCCGCCGTGCAGGTGCAGATGGGATTTGGACATACTATGCAGAAGAAGCAGCACGTAAGTTGAAAGAGATGAAGTAA
- the thiO gene encoding glycine oxidase ThiO, which yields MHIAIIGAGVSGLLTALELIEQGCTVTIFDQQQAGHAASWAGGGILSPMYPWRYPREVNHLAQYGKCMYQEWNAKLQPETGIDFEIHETGMLIFDETDFEIGLNYKDQYQEPMQHCEYLEREALEQVNSHVSEQFQHAIYFPQLANVRNPRLLKSLITYLKQHPKVEVIENTWIEKFNFHNHHIQSIQTSNTKHYQADQFVITTGAWSNCWSEQLHLSIPVEPVQGQMLLFKTPEKWLPTMCMNKVMYLIPRLDGHVVCGSSMDHLGFDQRPSVQTQQNIYKACVEMIPELANFPIVKQWAGLRPSSPTGIPYIGQMPEIENLWANFGHYRNGLCMGPASAQLLRQLMLKQQTLVEATAYSPQRLKSNLSNVV from the coding sequence ATGCACATCGCGATCATCGGCGCTGGCGTCAGCGGCTTACTCACTGCCCTTGAACTCATTGAACAAGGTTGCACAGTCACTATATTTGACCAACAACAAGCAGGACACGCTGCTTCATGGGCAGGTGGTGGCATACTTTCACCGATGTACCCTTGGCGCTATCCTCGTGAAGTCAACCACTTGGCACAGTATGGCAAATGCATGTATCAAGAGTGGAATGCAAAACTACAGCCCGAAACAGGGATAGATTTTGAAATCCATGAAACAGGGATGTTGATTTTTGATGAAACTGATTTTGAAATTGGGCTCAATTATAAAGACCAATACCAAGAGCCCATGCAGCATTGTGAATACTTAGAACGAGAAGCTCTCGAACAAGTCAATTCACATGTTTCTGAACAATTTCAACACGCAATTTATTTTCCGCAACTCGCTAATGTCCGTAATCCTCGTTTGCTCAAATCTTTAATCACGTATTTAAAGCAACATCCAAAGGTTGAAGTGATTGAAAACACATGGATTGAAAAGTTTAATTTTCATAATCATCACATCCAGTCGATTCAAACTTCAAATACGAAACATTATCAAGCTGATCAATTTGTGATTACCACTGGTGCTTGGTCAAACTGCTGGTCTGAACAACTGCACTTGTCGATCCCTGTCGAGCCTGTACAAGGGCAAATGTTACTGTTTAAAACGCCTGAAAAATGGTTACCAACCATGTGTATGAACAAAGTGATGTATTTGATTCCACGTCTAGATGGTCATGTAGTCTGTGGTTCAAGTATGGATCATTTAGGTTTTGATCAACGTCCAAGTGTACAAACACAGCAAAACATTTATAAAGCTTGTGTGGAAATGATTCCTGAACTCGCCAATTTCCCAATTGTGAAACAGTGGGCAGGCTTACGCCCAAGTTCACCCACAGGGATTCCTTATATTGGGCAAATGCCAGAGATTGAAAACCTATGGGCAAACTTTGGACATTATCGCAATGGCTTATGTATGGGACCTGCATCAGCACAATTACTGCGCCAACTTATGTTAAAACAACAAACTTTGGTGGAGGCAACTGCCTATTCGCCACAGCGTTTAAAATCTAATTTGTCGAATGTTGTATGA
- a CDS encoding TIGR01777 family oxidoreductase, with protein sequence MLSDLKNKNILVTGASGFIGTHFIEYLLAHQVNVIAYSRQKRTSKHARLQWIQDFTALAQLQLDFVVNLAGESIGEGRWTDVRKQKLIQSRVRTTQQLYQALSQYDLRPQCIVSGSAIGYYGIDPQQKWLNDCDESSVPQAIFMSEMCQQWEAEALRHTEQNTKIMRLGVVFGQGGGILPQMLLPIKIGLIGRIGSGRQPMTWVHVDDVIQAILFLFQSQSTHTVYNVVAPDHIDQMQFVRVAAKILKRKPFLPLPSIVMRMLMGEQAQLVLNGQYVQPKALLAEGFDFQYTDLQSALRQIIQHSTN encoded by the coding sequence ATGCTGAGCGATTTAAAAAATAAAAATATATTGGTGACAGGTGCTAGTGGTTTTATTGGTACACATTTCATTGAATATTTGCTTGCACATCAAGTAAATGTGATCGCTTATTCTCGTCAAAAAAGAACTTCTAAGCATGCACGGTTACAGTGGATTCAGGATTTTACTGCACTTGCACAGTTACAGTTAGATTTTGTGGTGAATTTGGCAGGGGAGAGTATTGGGGAGGGGCGCTGGACAGATGTCCGTAAACAAAAATTAATCCAAAGCCGAGTACGTACCACGCAACAGCTTTATCAAGCATTATCGCAATATGATTTGCGTCCACAATGCATCGTTTCAGGTTCTGCAATTGGTTATTATGGTATTGATCCACAACAGAAATGGTTAAATGATTGCGATGAAAGTTCAGTACCTCAAGCAATTTTTATGTCTGAAATGTGCCAACAATGGGAAGCTGAAGCATTACGACATACCGAGCAGAATACTAAAATTATGCGCTTAGGTGTGGTGTTCGGGCAGGGTGGTGGGATTCTGCCGCAAATGTTATTGCCCATCAAAATAGGGCTGATTGGGAGAATAGGTTCAGGTCGTCAACCAATGACTTGGGTACATGTAGATGATGTCATTCAAGCCATTTTATTTTTATTTCAAAGTCAGTCTACACACACAGTTTATAACGTGGTCGCACCTGATCATATTGACCAAATGCAATTTGTACGTGTTGCAGCTAAAATTCTAAAGCGAAAACCATTTCTGCCTTTACCCAGTATTGTGATGCGTATGCTCATGGGTGAACAAGCCCAATTGGTGTTAAATGGACAATATGTTCAGCCTAAAGCGTTGCTTGCTGAGGGGTTTGATTTTCAATATACAGACTTGCAAAGTGCATTAAGACAAATCATACAACATTCGACAAATTAG
- a CDS encoding ABZJ_00895 family protein: MTSLSKYFLWFFMLCLVLTMVVGVLVALLPSQIAGIFTALPYLISMLIVLHLFLKQQKRAPSKAEQKKFSIGFSLIFWTYNFIGVLVGVMIFARSDAEVWNNFLLYMQNPQFLMLSLIMLLMLAIPLFLITYWFYGKQAQRMAAKMFEN, from the coding sequence ATGACATCACTAAGTAAATATTTTTTATGGTTTTTTATGCTTTGTTTGGTGTTGACAATGGTGGTGGGCGTTTTGGTTGCATTGTTGCCAAGTCAAATTGCAGGCATATTTACTGCATTACCCTATCTAATTTCGATGCTTATTGTTTTGCATTTATTTTTAAAACAACAAAAACGTGCCCCAAGCAAAGCAGAGCAAAAAAAGTTTTCTATTGGATTTAGTCTAATTTTTTGGACATATAATTTTATTGGTGTCCTGGTCGGTGTCATGATCTTTGCACGTAGTGATGCAGAAGTTTGGAATAATTTTTTGCTGTATATGCAAAATCCACAATTTTTAATGTTATCGCTGATTATGTTGCTGATGTTAGCGATTCCACTGTTTCTGATCACGTACTGGTTTTATGGGAAGCAAGCACAGCGTATGGCTGCAAAAATGTTTGAAAATTAA
- a CDS encoding acyltransferase family protein encodes MRNYKIDILRGISILLVLIHHFNIPYKLHDSFLGVQIFGESLSTLIARNGNYGVTMFFVISGFLITQHTLQRHSSLAEIDLKNFYIRRIARIMPCLVLLVAMVTLLGSFGLKPFINQAPNDIEVSYALTVFSAFTFWMNMLIIENGWVNYALGVLWSLSVEEVFYLAFPLLCLLLGRSQKGFILLLFAVIAYAPYFRSLHFAEESGAYLYHYFSSFDGIAIGCLTALFVQNFKGILPNKNFIIVIVSVLMIALYLYAPIKVVSTWSISIFALLSAILIACFAQTPQAQVHSILSKSMVWIGQRSYEMYLFHLIILGLFKVIYFPKETLPVEKLMLLPVYFILVFILSWAIEKYYSTPLNIKIRQRFIRSHR; translated from the coding sequence TTGAGAAATTATAAAATAGATATCTTACGTGGAATTTCCATTTTATTGGTGTTGATTCATCACTTTAATATTCCTTATAAATTGCATGATAGTTTTCTAGGTGTACAGATTTTTGGTGAAAGTTTGAGTACCTTGATTGCTCGAAATGGCAATTATGGGGTGACCATGTTTTTTGTGATTTCAGGTTTTTTAATCACTCAACATACGCTGCAACGTCATTCATCTTTGGCAGAAATTGATCTTAAAAACTTTTATATTCGCCGTATCGCTCGGATTATGCCGTGTTTAGTATTACTCGTGGCGATGGTTACGTTACTGGGAAGCTTTGGTTTAAAACCATTTATCAATCAAGCGCCTAACGATATTGAAGTGTCTTATGCTTTAACCGTATTTTCTGCATTTACCTTTTGGATGAATATGCTGATCATTGAAAATGGCTGGGTAAATTATGCACTGGGTGTGTTGTGGTCATTGTCGGTTGAAGAAGTTTTCTATCTAGCTTTCCCTTTACTATGTTTGCTTTTAGGACGTAGTCAAAAAGGTTTTATTTTGCTGCTATTTGCAGTTATTGCGTATGCACCTTATTTCCGTTCATTACATTTTGCTGAAGAAAGTGGAGCATATCTTTATCACTATTTTTCTAGTTTTGATGGTATCGCTATAGGGTGTTTAACTGCACTTTTTGTACAGAATTTCAAAGGGATATTGCCAAATAAAAATTTTATAATCGTGATCGTTTCAGTACTGATGATTGCATTGTATCTGTATGCCCCGATTAAAGTGGTGAGTACATGGAGTATAAGTATTTTTGCATTGCTTTCGGCTATTTTAATTGCTTGCTTTGCTCAAACGCCACAAGCGCAAGTACATTCTATTCTGTCCAAGAGCATGGTATGGATTGGACAACGCAGTTATGAAATGTATTTGTTTCACTTGATTATTTTAGGATTATTTAAAGTCATTTATTTCCCTAAAGAAACCTTACCTGTTGAAAAGCTAATGCTGTTGCCTGTATATTTTATTTTGGTGTTTATTTTAAGTTGGGCGATTGAAAAATATTATTCTACACCGTTAAATATAAAAATCCGTCAGCGTTTTATTCGTTCTCATCGTTAA